The Aedes aegypti strain LVP_AGWG chromosome 3, AaegL5.0 Primary Assembly, whole genome shotgun sequence genome contains a region encoding:
- the LOC110679817 gene encoding histone H4, with protein sequence MTGRGKGGKGLGKGGAKRHRKVLRDNIQGITKPAIRRLARRGGVKRISGLIYEETRGVLKVFLENVIRDAVTYTEHAKRKTVTAMDVVYALKRQGRTLYGFGG encoded by the coding sequence ATGACCGGCCGTGGCAAGGGAGGCAAAGGACTCGGAAAAGGAGGCGCCaagcgtcatcgcaaggttttgcgtgaTAACATCCAGGGTATCACCAAGCCCGCAATCCGTCGTCTGGCTCGTCGTGGAGGAGTCAAGCGTATCTCCGGACTTATCTACGAGGAAACTCGTGGTGTGTTGAAGGTGTTCCTGGAAAACGTCATCCGTGATGCCGTTACCTACACTGAACACGCCAAGCGTAAAACCGTTACCGCTATGGATGTTGTCTACGCTCTGAAGCGTCAGGGACGCACCCTGTACGGTTTCGGAGGTTAA
- the LOC110679754 gene encoding histone H2B, translated as MAPKTSGKAAKKSGKAQKNIVKGDKKKKKQRRKESYAIYIYKVLKQVHPDTGVSSKAMSIMNSFVNDIFERIAAEASRLAHYNKRSTITSREIQTAVRLLLPGELAKHAVSEGTKAVTKYTSSK; from the coding sequence ATGGCACCGAAAACCAGCGGAAAGGCCGCGAAGAAATCCGGCAAGGCCCAGAAGAACATTGTCAAGGgcgataagaagaagaagaagcagcgcAGGAAGGAAAGCTACGCCATCTACATCTACAAGGTGTTGAAGCAAGTTCACCCCGACACTGGCGTTTCGTCGAAAGCCATGAGCATCATGAACAGCTTCGTCAACGACATCTTTGAGCGTATTGCCGCCGAAGCCTCCCGCCTGGCCCACTACAACAAGCGTTCGACGATCACATCCCGCGAAATCCAAACCGCCGTCCGGCTTCTGCTCCCGGGAGAGTTGGCCAAGCACGCCGTTTCGGAAGGCACCAAGGCCGTCACCAAATACACCAGCTCCAAGTAA
- the LOC110679723 gene encoding histone H1-like produces MSEVATEAAAAAPAASPAKTKKPRAPKGQGKPKKPSTHPPVNDMVVAAIKTLKERNGSSLQAIKKYIAANYKCDVAKLAPFLKKALKNGVEKGKFVQTKGTGASGSFKLKAEAKKAASEKKPKKAGEKKAKKATGEKKKATKKPAGEKKAKKPAGEKKAKKPAAAKKAKAAGAKAAKKAGGVKKAAAPKQKATKPSKTAAKKPKTPKPKKAAPAKKAAAKKTAAKK; encoded by the coding sequence ATGTCTGAAGTTGCCACTGAAGCCGCTGCCGCAGCCCCGGCTGCCTCGCCAGCCAAGACCAAGAAGCCAAGGGCCCCCAAGGGACAGGGCAAGCCGAAGAAGCCGTCGACCCACCCCCCAGTCAACGACATGGTTGTTGCTGCCATCAAAACCTTGAAGGAACGCAACGGATCGTCCCTGCAGGCCATCAAGAAGTACATCGCCGCCAACTACAAATGCGATGTCGCCAAGCTTGCCCCATTCCTCAAGAAGGCCTTGAAGAATGGCGTCGAGAAGGGCAAGTTCGTCCAAACCAAGGGCACCGGCGCTTCCGGTTCGTTCAAGCTGAAGGCTGAAGCTAAGAAGGCCGCCAGTGAGAAGAAACCGAAGAAGGCCGGCGAGAAGAAGGCCAAGAAGGCTACCGGAGAGAAGAAGAAGGCCACCAAGAAACCAGCTGGGGAGAAGAAGGCCAAGAAGCCAGCCGGCGAGAAGAAAGCCAAGAAGCCGGCTGCAGCCAAGAAAGCCAAAGCTGCTGGTGCCAAGGCTGCCAAAAAGGCCGGTGGTGTGAAGAAGGCTGCTGCTCCGAAGCAGAAGGCCACCAAACCTTCCAAGACCGCCGCCAAGAAGCCCAAGACCCCAAAACCGAAGAAGGCTGCCCCAGCCAAGAAAGCTGCCGCGAAGAAGACCGCTGCCAAGAAGTAA
- the LOC5579128 gene encoding histone H2A has product MSGRGKGGKVKGKAKSRSNRAGLQFPVGRIHRLLRKGNYAERVGAGAPVYLAAVMEYLAAEVLELAGNAARDNKKTRIIPRHLQLAIRNDEELNKLLSGVTIAQGGVLPNIQAVLLPKKTEKKA; this is encoded by the coding sequence ATGTCTGGCCGCGGCAAAGGAGGCAAAGTTAAGGGAAAGGCAAAGTCCCGTTCCAACCGCGCTGGATTGCAGTTCCCAGTCGGTCGTATTCACCGTCTGCTCCGGAAGGGCAACTATGCCGAGCGTGTCGGTGCCGGCGCTCCAGTCTACTTGGCTGCCGTTATGGAATATCTGGCCGCTGAAGTGCTCGAATTGGCAGGAAACGCTGCCCGTGACAACAAGAAGACCAGAATCATTCCCCGTCATCTGCAGTTGGCCATCCGCAACGACGAAGAATTGAACAAGCTGCTGTCCGGTGTTACCATCGCCCAAGGTGGTGTTCTGCCCAACATTCAGGCTGTCTTGCTGCCGAAGAAAACCGAGAAGAAGGCATAA